From the Kitasatospora viridis genome, one window contains:
- a CDS encoding TerD family protein, with translation MTPGANAPLTAARVTVEVTAPQRLDVSGLLLSATGKVRSDADLVFYNAPRGPGVSHRPATGAIPDAITVDTWAVPADVAKVLVVASLDDPAASFAGVEPTATVRDADTGRVLTTFTPPRLGREKALVVVEVYRRGAEWKIRAVGQGYAEGLAGIAADFGVSVDEPPAAPPMPAYAPAAPAAPAPPAAPPMPTEPPRVNLDKGRVSLVKGGSVSLVKTGRPPLTSVRMALGWEPAKRGRNIDLDASCIAFDANRERLETVWFMKLNVFNGAIQHTGDNLTGQGAGDDEAIDVHLDGLPAEVCGLVFVVNSFSGQRFTEVKDAYCRLLDATSGEELVRFDLTNAEPHTGVVMCKLIRHFNGEWVMTAIGEFVDAKTARGMVKPSAALL, from the coding sequence CTGACCCCGGGTGCCAACGCCCCGCTGACCGCCGCCCGGGTGACCGTCGAGGTGACGGCCCCTCAACGGCTCGACGTGTCCGGCCTGTTGCTGAGCGCCACCGGCAAGGTGCGCTCCGACGCCGACCTGGTCTTCTACAACGCCCCGCGCGGCCCCGGGGTGAGCCACCGTCCGGCCACCGGCGCGATCCCGGACGCGATCACGGTGGACACCTGGGCGGTGCCCGCCGACGTGGCCAAGGTGCTGGTGGTGGCCAGCCTGGACGACCCGGCGGCCAGCTTCGCCGGCGTCGAGCCGACCGCCACCGTGCGCGACGCGGACACCGGCCGGGTGCTCACCACCTTCACCCCGCCCCGGCTCGGCCGGGAGAAGGCGCTGGTGGTGGTCGAGGTGTACCGGCGCGGCGCGGAGTGGAAGATCCGCGCGGTCGGCCAGGGCTACGCGGAGGGGCTGGCCGGGATCGCCGCCGACTTCGGCGTCTCGGTCGACGAGCCGCCGGCCGCACCGCCCATGCCGGCCTACGCCCCCGCCGCACCGGCCGCACCCGCCCCGCCCGCGGCGCCGCCGATGCCCACCGAACCGCCCCGGGTGAACCTGGACAAGGGCCGGGTCAGCCTGGTCAAGGGCGGCTCCGTCTCCCTGGTGAAGACCGGCCGGCCGCCGCTCACCTCGGTCCGGATGGCGCTCGGCTGGGAACCCGCCAAGCGCGGCCGCAACATCGACCTGGACGCCTCCTGCATCGCCTTCGACGCCAACCGGGAGCGGCTGGAGACCGTCTGGTTCATGAAGCTGAACGTCTTCAACGGCGCGATCCAGCACACCGGCGACAACCTCACCGGCCAGGGCGCGGGCGACGACGAGGCGATCGACGTGCACCTCGACGGCCTGCCCGCCGAGGTCTGCGGACTGGTCTTCGTGGTCAACTCCTTCAGCGGCCAGCGCTTCACCGAGGTCAAGGACGCCTACTGCCGCCTGCTCGACGCCACCAGCGGCGAGGAGCTGGTCCGCTTCGACCTCACCAACGCCGAACCCCACACCGGCGTGGTGATGTGCAAACTGATCCGGCACTTCAACGGCGAGTGGGTGATGACGGCGATCGGCGAGTTCGTCGACGCCAAGACCGCCCGGGGGATGGTGAAACCGTCGGCGGCACTGCTCTGA
- a CDS encoding peptide chain release factor 3, with amino-acid sequence MSQSISTAQVIDEAGRRRTFAVISHPDAGKSTLTEALALHARAINSAGAVHGKGDRRGVTSDWMELERERGISVTSAALQFGYRERVMNLVDTPGHADFSEDTYRVLSAVDCAIMLVDAAKGLEEQTRKLFAVCRHRGVPVITFINKWDRRGRESLALLDDIQNVLGITPVPQVWPVGPAGNFRGIVQASDTEHMVRYTKEPGGTRVALEEVLDSAQAAEQEGDLWQEALEELELALDSGPGYDQEAFENGKITPVFFGAALTNIGVKLLLDAVVELAPAPGPRPLDGGGSREVTEDFSGVVFKIQANMDPAHRDRIAFVRVCSGVFERGMNVTRAASGRSFATKYASTVFGAERTVVDTAYPGDVVGLINASALRVGDTLYTGRKATFPPLPAFAPEYFAVARPKDISRSKQFRRGVSQLDEEGVVQVLVSDRRGDQAPVMAAVGPMQFDVVLHRMEHEFSSPITLDRLSYKLARVTDPDGQAELAKARLTDAEVLTRRSDDALLALFADKWHLSAFQRAKPDIRLDPLIATAD; translated from the coding sequence GTGAGCCAGTCCATCAGCACCGCGCAGGTCATCGACGAGGCCGGCCGCCGGCGGACCTTCGCGGTGATCAGCCACCCCGACGCCGGTAAGTCCACGCTGACCGAGGCGCTCGCGCTGCACGCCCGGGCGATCAACTCGGCCGGCGCGGTGCACGGCAAGGGCGACCGGCGCGGCGTCACCAGCGACTGGATGGAGCTGGAGCGGGAGCGCGGCATCTCGGTGACCTCCGCCGCGCTGCAGTTCGGCTACCGGGAGCGGGTGATGAACCTGGTGGACACCCCCGGCCACGCCGACTTCTCCGAGGACACCTACCGGGTGCTCTCCGCGGTGGACTGCGCGATCATGCTGGTCGACGCGGCCAAGGGCCTTGAGGAGCAGACCCGCAAGCTGTTCGCGGTCTGCCGGCACCGCGGCGTCCCGGTGATCACCTTCATCAACAAGTGGGACCGCCGCGGCCGCGAGTCGCTGGCCCTGCTGGACGACATCCAGAACGTGCTCGGCATCACCCCGGTCCCGCAGGTCTGGCCGGTCGGCCCCGCCGGCAACTTCCGCGGCATCGTGCAGGCTTCCGACACCGAGCACATGGTCCGCTACACCAAGGAGCCCGGCGGCACCCGCGTCGCGCTGGAGGAGGTCCTCGACTCGGCCCAGGCCGCCGAGCAGGAGGGCGACCTCTGGCAGGAGGCGCTGGAGGAGCTGGAGCTGGCCCTCGACTCCGGCCCCGGCTACGACCAGGAGGCCTTCGAGAACGGCAAGATCACCCCGGTCTTCTTCGGCGCCGCGCTCACCAACATCGGCGTGAAGCTGCTGCTGGACGCGGTCGTCGAGCTGGCCCCCGCGCCCGGCCCGCGCCCGCTGGACGGCGGCGGCAGCCGCGAGGTCACCGAGGACTTCTCCGGCGTGGTCTTCAAGATCCAGGCCAACATGGACCCGGCGCACCGCGACCGGATCGCCTTCGTCCGGGTCTGCTCCGGCGTCTTCGAGCGCGGCATGAACGTCACCCGCGCCGCCAGCGGCCGCTCCTTCGCCACCAAGTACGCCTCCACCGTCTTCGGCGCCGAGCGCACCGTGGTGGACACCGCCTACCCCGGCGACGTGGTCGGCCTGATCAACGCCAGCGCGCTGCGGGTCGGCGACACCCTCTACACCGGCCGCAAGGCCACCTTCCCGCCGCTGCCGGCCTTCGCCCCCGAGTACTTCGCGGTGGCCCGGCCCAAGGACATCTCCCGCTCCAAGCAGTTCCGCCGCGGCGTCTCCCAGCTCGACGAGGAGGGCGTGGTCCAGGTGCTGGTCTCCGACCGCCGCGGCGACCAGGCCCCGGTGATGGCGGCCGTCGGCCCGATGCAGTTCGACGTCGTGCTGCACCGCATGGAGCACGAGTTCTCCTCCCCCATCACCCTGGACCGGCTCTCCTACAAGCTCGCCCGGGTCACCGACCCCGACGGCCAGGCCGAACTCGCCAAGGCCCGCCTCACCGACGCCGAGGTCCTCACCCGCCGCTCCGACGACGCCCTGCTGGCCCTGTTCGCCGACAAGTGGCACCTGAGCGCCTTCCAGCGCGCCAAGCCGGACATCCGCCTCGACCCGCTGATCGCGACGGCGGACTGA